A genomic stretch from Arachis stenosperma cultivar V10309 chromosome 3, arast.V10309.gnm1.PFL2, whole genome shotgun sequence includes:
- the LOC130965869 gene encoding uncharacterized protein LOC130965869: MEVRIFSDLVNKARVVEENMKTVASSRDTHGVNTSRRCDNNLGPRGQNLKKHGEGKRSRAYSPNMKCQECENYHPNKPCQLELHESFEVYCDTSLKGLDCVLMQHWNVVAYASHQLRPHEVNYSTHDLELTAIVFAWKIWRHHLCEMRFSIFSDHKSLKYVFDQKELKMRWRRRMELLKDYNFELSYHPGKAKVVADALGQKYLTIAWMRIKEEGLVEKFVDLKLDIGEVFGRACLGQLQILMHI; encoded by the exons ATGGAGGTCCGTATTTTCTCCGATCTGGTGAACAAGGCAAGAGTGGTTGAAGAGAACATGAAAACGGTAGCCTCGTCAAGGGACACTCATGGAGTAAACACTAGCAGGAGATGCGACAACAACCTTGGACCAAGGGGACAAAACCTTAAGAAACATGGTGAAGGGAAGCGGTCAAGAGCTTATTCCCCTAATATGAAATGTCAGGAGTGTGAGAACTACCATCCGAATAAGCCATGCCAATTGG AACTGCATGAATCGTTTGAAGTATACTGTGATACTTCTCTGAAGGGTTTAGATTGCGTGTTGATGCAACACTGGAATGTGGTGGCTTACGCATCGCATCAGCTAAGACCGCATGAGGTGAACTACTCAACTCATGACCTGGAATTAACGGCGATTGTGTTTGCATGGAAGATTTGGAGGCACCACCTGTGCGAGATGAGGTTTAGCATCTTTTCTGATCATAAGAGTCTCAAGTATGtatttgatcagaaagagcttaaaaTGCGTTGGAGAAGACGGATGGAGTTGCTAAAGGATTATAATTTTGAACTGAGTTATCACCCTGGAAAGGCGAAGGTGGTCGCAGACGCATTGGGTCAGAAATATTTAACAATTGCTTGGATGAGAATCAAGGAAGAAGGGCTAGTGGAGAAGTTTGTGGATCTTAAGTTGGATATTGGTGAAGTTTTCGGAAGAGCTTGTTTGGGCCAGTTGCAGATTTTAATGCACATTTAA